The genomic segment TTGGTGGGCCAAAAGCAGGTGTTTTCGATGGGGCAAACAAAAGGGGGCCAGATGAAACAGCAAGATGATGCTCTGATGATGACTCCACCGCAGGATGATTCAGCAGCCAATATTTCAGTCAGCCCTCTTTCTCTCTATTCCACGCATGAGCAGATTGATATCGAGCTAAGGGCTCCTCACGAGATGCCAGCTTACCACTGGCACGGGCAGGTTGAGATCAACCTCCCCATCGGCGGTGACGTTGAGTATATAGTCAATGGCAACAGGGTGAGCATCAGGGCAGGCCACATTGGTCTCTTCTGGGCCTGTGTACCCCATCGCCTCACAGACCCGGGCTGCAGCCACAACATGGGAATCATCAATGTCCCGGTTCACCAGTTTTTGGGATGGCCCCTGAGTCGCGAGCTGGTGAATCAAATAACCCATGGTGCCGTTCTGCAATCAAACTCGGCAAATCTGGTCAGTGAGTTTGAACTGAAGCGCTGGAAACTCGAGCTACAGCACCCCTGCGAGAGTCGGCGCCTGCTCGCCCGGGATGAGATCAGTTTGATGCTCAAGAGAGTCTGCCTTGATGGCTGGTCTCAAATGCTCGGAGGAGGAAGTGACAAGCCAATCAAGCAGGGTGCGTCCAGGCATTCACAATTTTATGTCGGACAGATGCTGGAGTTCATCGCGGCTCATCACGATACCCCATTGACCATGACCCAGATCGCTGAGCATGTGGGTCTGCATGCCAATTACGCCATGGGTATCTTTCGCAAGGTGATGCAGATGACGATCAAGCAGTACATCACCAGCATGCGGATCAATCACGCCCGGGCCCTGCTCAGTGATACTGAAAGAGGCATCATGGATATAGCACTCACCGTTGGATTTAACTCCAGCAGCCGCTTCTATCAAACCTTTCAACGCTACCTGGGGATGCCGCCCAACCAATACCGTATGCTGCTCAGAGAGGAGCATAACTGAGCTCTCAGGGGAAACAGAGCTTTATGATCCGGGGGCCAGATAGTTATCCTGGATTCGGGAAAGCTCGCCACTTGAGCGAATAGTTTCAAAGCCTTTTTCTATAAGCTTCCGGATAGCCGGGAGCTTGGGGGAGTCCTTCGCAACTATGACATTAAATTTTTTCACCATGATCGGGGTCGGCAGGTTGGTGATGGTCGCTCTTTGATAGGCTGGGAACTGGCTTAAAACATAGTAGCCAACATGGAATGACAGGGGGAAGAAATCGATCCGCCCCCGCAGCAGCTTTTTGAAGTTTTGCTTATCCGTTGGAACCCACCCCACTTTATTTGCCGCATCAAGGGCATCAAACAAGGCACCATAATGGTAGCCCAAGGTTCCCCCCAACCGATAGCGACTCAGACTTTCAAAGGTTACGGGTACCGCCTCCATGTTTTTTCGATAAAACAGCACGGTATCGGTTTGAACCGGCATGGGGATAAACGCCAGTCTCTTTGCTCTTTCATCACTGTGGACATAGGGGAAGCTAATATCAATAACCCCGGTCTCAACCAGCCGCTCTACTCTGGCCCAGGGGTAGCAGCTTATCTCTAACTCAACGCCCTGGCTTTTTAAGGCTACACCTACTATTTCAGTCGCAAGATTAGCTGGAAGGTTTAGTTCATCTGACTCGCATTGAGTATAGGGAGGGTAGTCACCAATGGCGGCCCGCAGGGTTTTGATTGATTCTGCCCCATTCAGAGAAAAACTTGAGCACAGCAGCAAGGCCAGAGCTAACTGTTTCATTGGATGAACACCACTAAGACTCATACATCCAAGTGTAGCCTGCATGGAAAATCATCTATCTATAATCTATATGTAAATTAGCCCCTCGTTGAGGGGCCTTCAGGATTAACCTTTGGATTTACCACCCAGATTCAGTAGCGGGAATGGCTGTGGACTATCGCTGTTGAGGAAATACAGCTTAGCGGCAGGATCTTTTGCCATCTTCGCCAGCGTATCAAGCGCCTGAAGCTGGATATATCCTTTGGAGTTTGCAATCGACTTCTGGATTGTTTTGATCTTGTATGCCTCAGCATCCGCCAGGATGCGGATCCCCTTTGCCTTTTGAGATGCAGCAGCGGCCTCAGCCTCAGCCTGAGCTACCTTCTGCTGAGACTGGATCTGAACTCGCTGAAGCTCTGCTTTTTCCTGCTGAACCTGTTGCTGGCGAACCTTCTTGCTCTTGATCGCCTGCACGATATAAGAGGGTAACTGGGTATTACTAAGAAGAACCTGCTGAATATCCAGGCCGTACTGGGCGAGGCGATCCTGCAGGATCATCAGCATCTGAGACTGCAGTCGGTTCTGAGTCGCACTGTCAAAAAAGTCTTCTGCCCTGGGTACCGTTTTTGCTGCATCACGCAGCACAGAGTAAACCTGGGACTTGAGCTTTACATCGACCAGCTGCTCAGCGTTACCTGTGTTCTCCAGGATCTTTGGAGCTTGGGAGGAGATCAGGCGATACTGGATCCGCACATCAATCTTGGATGTTAGCTGGTCTTGTGTCGGCACAGGAACGCTGCTGAACAGCAGGGTCTTGTTGCGAACATCAAAAGTTGTGAAGTTATAAAATGGATTCACAAAATGAAAACCATTTTGATAAACCTTAGCTTGCACCTTTCCAAAGAGAGTTGCCACTCGCACATGACCAGCAGGCACAGAGGTGAAGCAGTTCATCAAAATCCCGAGAATGACGACGACGGCAACTATGACCGGAATCAACTTCTTTTTACTCAGCATGATCTGGTATTTCCTTATATTGAGGGAAGGGCTGTCAGCATAAGATCGTAGCCCACTGGAGAGCCTTGCTCTTGGGAAGCTTATATCTCGAGCAATGGCTGCTTCAAGCTTGTCCGCAAGTATCTGTCACTCAAAAGTCTCAAAGGTTGTAATAAATAGATGGATAGTATCCACTGAGCCAGGCACTCTACTCTCCGCAGATAGTTGCACTACGACTCAGGCTTTTACTCAACAGCACTGTCGGCTTTCAAGCATTGAGTTGCGTATTCAGAAACGAGCGGTGTATAGCTGTCAGAATCCCGGAGTTGCACCAAACAAAAACAGCCACTAATTGTGGCTGTTTTTAATCCTGATAGTGCTATTGCGCAGGTAATCTGAGCGATAGGCTCTTACTCGACCGTCACTGACTTCGCCAGGTTGCGCGGCTGGTCCACATCTGTGCCCTTGATCAGAGCCACATGATAGGAGAGTAGCTGCAGCGGAATCGTGTAGACGATCGGTGCGATGATCTCGGGAACATGAGGCAGGTTCACCACCTTCATGGTGTCATCGGACTTAAAGCCTGCATCCTGATCGGCAAACACATACAGCACACCACCACGGGCCCGCACCTCTTCCATGTTTGACTTAAGCTTCTCTAAAAGCTCATTGTTAGGTGCCACCACCACGGTCGGCATCTCTGAATCAATCAGTGCCAGCGGGCCATGCTTAAGCTCACCCGCTGCATACGCCTCGGCATGGATATAGGAGATCTCTTTGAGCTTGAGCGCCCCCTCCATGGCGATCGGATACTGATCCCCACGCCCCAGGAACATGGTGTGATGCTTCTCAGCAAAATCCTCTGCCAGCTTCTCAATGGCGCTATCCAGAGTCAGGCTGGTCTCAATGGCTGCGGGAAGGTGCTCCAGTGCCAGGCCGATCTCCTGCTCCTGAGCCGGGGTCAGTGAGCCCTGCTGGCGTGCGATTCCCATAACCATCATCAGCAGCCCCACCAACTGAGTAGTAAAGGCCTTGGTGGAGGCAACACCAACTTCGGCGCCGGCGCGGGTCATCAGAGTGAGATCCGACTCACGAACCAGAGAGGAGCCGGGCACATTACAGATCGCAAGGCTCGCCATGTATCCCATCTCTTTAGCGAGGCGCAGCGCAGCCAGGGTATCGGCGGTTTCACCGGACTGAGAAAGGGTCACCAACAGGCTGTTGGGACGCACCACCGACTTGCGATAGCGAAACTCGGAGGCGATCTCCACGTTACAGCTGATCCCGGCGATACTCTCGAACCAGTAACGGGCCACCATGCCCGAATGATAGGAAGTACCACAGGCGATGATCTGAATATTCTCAACCTTGGAGAAGATCCCCTGAGCGGCATGACCAAACGCCTCAGGGATCACCTGACGATCCTGCAGGCGACCATCGAGAATATTAGTGATCGCGGAGGGCTGCTCGAAGATCTCCTTTTGCATATAGTGGCGATACTTGCCCTTATCGGCCACATCATGACTCAGATCCGAGTCCTGGATCTCCCGCTCTACCGGCTGCTCATTTTGGTCAAGGATCTGGATCGAGTGACGGGTGATCTCCGCTACATCCCCCTCTTCAAGGAAGATAAACCTTCGGGTCACCGGCAGTAGCGCCAGTTGATCCGAGGCGATAAAATTCTCGCCGATCCCAAGGCCGATCACCAGAGGGGATCCGGATCGAGCCACCACCAGACGATCCGGATCCGCGCTATCCATGATCACAGTCCCGTAGGCTCCCTCAAGATCCTTAACCGCTCGCTGCACTGCGGTGATCAGAGTATCACTCTGCTGATAGTAGAGATGCACCAGATGGGCAATCACCTCGGTATCTGTCTGTGAGCTAAACTGATACCCCAGCCCCTGGAGGCGTTCGCGCAGCTCCTCATGATTCTCAATGATCCCATTGTGTACCACGGCTATCTCATCGGAAGAAATATGAGGGTGCGCATTTGCCTCAGATGGCTCTCCATGGGTCGCCCAGCGAGTATGAGCTATGCCGATCCCCCCTCCAGAGGAGTTGCTTCATAGGCATCGCTCAGCTCCTTTACCTTCCCCAGGCGGCGAAGCCGGCTCAGTCGATGATCATGGTCGATGATTGCCATTCCGGCAGAGTCGTATCCCCGATACTCCAGACGGCGCAGACCCTCCAATAAAATTTCAGCCACATCGCGCTGAGCGACGCCTCCAACAATTCCGCACATGCTCTACTCTCCTGATAACTGTTTGTTGCTTTGGGCGCAGATCACAGTGACGCCCGAACGTTCAATTTGAGCCCTGCTAGCTTCATCAATCCCATCATCTGTGATCAGGGTATCGACCTGTGCCCAGGGCAATTCCAGATTGGGGATCTTGCGCCCCAGCTTTTCAGATTCCACCATGACGATCACCTCCCGGGCGACCTCAGCCATCACCCGGCTCAGACCCACCAATTCATTAAAGGTGGTAGTACCACGCTCAAGATCGATGCCATCGGCACCGATAAACAGCTGATCAAAGTCATAGGATCGTAGCACCTGCTCGGCAACCTGCCCCTGGAATGCTTCCGAGTGTGGATCCCAGGTTCCCCCTGTCATCAACAGGGTCGGCTCGTTCTCCAGATCGCGCAGCGCATTGGCAACGCTCAGAGCATTGGTCATCACCACTAGTCCATGGCGTTTTCCCAGCAGGGGGATCAGCGCCCGTGTGGTGCTACCACTATCTATGATCAGACGGTTGTGATCGCGAATTCTGGCTGCCGCACAACGGGCAATCGCCAGCTTTTGATTCGAAACTTTTTGTGATTCCGATTCCACCACCATCTCACTGGGAATGGGAACAGCTCCGCCATAGCGACGTAGCAGCAAGCCATTTTTTTCGAGGGCCGCCAGGTCCTTGCGGATGGTTACTTCTGAGGTTTGAAAGAGTCCAGCCAGCTGTTCAACTGTGACTTCACCCTGTTCATTGAGTTGTCGCACTATGGTGTGACGACGCTGTTGAGTATTTCGTTTCGTCATGGAAGATAATAGGTTTCGCTTCGAAACAAAACTATAGCAGCGCGCTGCGCCCTCGATCAAGTTAAAGAGAGCATATGATCAGAAAATGATCTGAATCCCGCTGGGCCGGAATGGTCATCATACTCATAGATCACTGCCGAGATGTCGGAGGAAGCAGCTCTGCATAGGAGCTCAGGATCTGCTGCCAGCGCTCACTGGCGTGCAACTTAGTTAGGCTTTCATTGACTATCCTGAACACTTGTTCCGCTTCGGGATGTTTGCGGGAGATCCCCACATATAAAAATTTCTCTTCGAGGGGAGGTGGATACCAAACGATCTGCCTTACCTCACTTGGATGGTGTTGGCGTATCAGGTACTGGGCAACGCTGTACTCAATCACCGCAAGATCGATCCGTTTTCTGATCAACATATCCAGTAACTTGCTGTCATCTTTCACCATCGAGATATTGAGATCCATATCTTGCAGGGACTGTGGAAGCAGATAGCCTCTCACGTTGCCAATCAATAGTTTTTGGTAGTCCAGATGTGCCGGTATTTTATCCCGATGAGCATAAAAGCCGATTTTGTTTAAAAGAAATGGCTTCGGATAATAAAACCAGTGCTCTCGTTCACGGCTCCTCCATAGACAGAGGATCCCGTGAGCAAGACCGAACTGAGCTTCCTTGTATGCTCTGGACCAGGGCTTAAAGTCTACAACCAGGGTATGTCCCTGAGCATCCAGGGCACTACGAAGCAGATCAATGACAATACCACTGCCCTCCAGCTTCTGACTGCAATAGGGGGGATATTCAGCAGCGGTGAGCTTAATGGCCATCGACCATGCTGAGCCGATGCTACAAAGAAGCAGAGGAATCCATAATAATAATCGCATCACAAAGTCCGGAGCTGACCTGACTTATTGTTAGTGTATATCTCAAGTGGCCTTCCGGCGGTGAAACTCCTGGCAAAAGAAGAGGATCTTAACAGCCTCAGCCGCTTACAGACTAACCAGAGATCAGGGCTCGCCATTGGCCAGGAGCCGATCTAATGCTAGTGTCAGGACTCAAAACCTCGCCGATTTGAACCCGGCATGATCCAGAAACAACCCCGGAAAAATACCCTATGCTCAATCATCCAACAGCAGCCAATCTTTCCCTAGAGAATGTCCAGATTCATGACCAGCCTTGTGTTGTCTCCTGGAGCGGCGGCAAAGACTCCTGTTTAGCCATGTACCGGGCGATTCAGTCCGGAGCCAAGATCCGGATGCTGCTCAACATGAAGATCGAGGACGGTGAACGCTCCCGCTCTCATGGGCTGCGCAGCAGTGTTATTGAGGCCCAGGCCAAGGCGATGGGGGTCCCCCTGATGGGAGCCGCGACCTCCTGGAGTGATTATGAAAACTGTTTTGTTGCGGCACTGAGCAGACTCAGAGAGCAGGGGATCACCCATGGAATATTCGGTGACATTGATCTCATAGAGCACCTTGAGTGGGAGCAGATGGTGTGTAAAAAGGCTGATATGCTCCCTTACCTCCCGCTCTGGCAGCAGGATCGTCTGCCTCTGGTCAGGGAGTTTGTTGATGCGGGTTTTGAGGCACGGATCGTGGCTGTGCGCGCCGATAAGCTGGATAAAAAGTATCTGGGGCAACTCCTGACTCATCAGTTGCTCGAAGAGTTTGCAGCGCTTGGTATCGATCCATGTGGAGAGAATGGTGAATATCACAGCGTGGTGACTAACGGTCCCCTGTTTGAGTGGCCACTTGAGCTGACTGTGGGAGAGCAGGTATTGCGAGACGGGCTGTGGTTCCAGGATTTTGAGCTAGAGGACTGAAGAAGACCACAGGCAGAAAATTCAATGGCTATACAGAAGATTATTGAGCGTAATACTTATCATAAATTGTTGAATAGCGACTTGAACTCTTGGTCTTCTCTAAGGCGTCCGCCCACTGCTTACTATCAATCAATGGGGAATTTTTACTGGCAGCCAGCCATAAGGGCAGAGTCTGGATCACCTCCCCGAATTGTAGCTTGCCCGGATACCCGGTAACTCGCCACCCCACCACCGCCTCTGGCCCGGCGGTATAGATCGCATCAACCCTGCCCCTTGCCAGGAACTCATACAGATACTTCCCTTTGACACTGGCAATATTTAAAAAACCCATCCTCATCAATTTATCTTCCTGAGGGGTTCCGGTAATCACCCCAATTTTTTTGACCTTTCTGGCTTGCTCAATACTGGAGATCACAGGCCTCCCCTGACGGTTGATAAACATCACGGGGACATCGAAGATCTTCACTATCCATCGATAGTGATCCTCCCTTTTTTCGGTTCTGGTTAAAGGGAAAATCATGCCGTTTGGGGTATTGCTCGCCATCTGCTGAGCTCGCTTCCAGGGCAGAAACTTTATCTGGGGCTGAATACCCATCAGATGAGTCATCTCCCTAAGAAGCTCCAGTAAAAACCCTGGATGAGTCGTTGAGCTAGAGGTATAGATGGGTTCATCTTCCAGGTAAAAGGTGATTGGGTGCTGTGGATTTGCCATCACAGGGAACTGCCAGCTCAGGAAGAGAGCCGTGCAGCAGATAAGTAGTTTGATTCGCCAGTAATCGCTACTCATTCACCAAGCCTTATCCCCAGGGCTTTCATCAATAAAGAGATTTTGACTCACAACTAACTCCCAAATCCCCCTTTATTAAAGGTAGCAGCTGCCCCACACAGAATGGTTAATTACAGCAAAATGGGTCAGCTCCATACGGGCCCCTTCTCGCACCAAAGCTTTATCAGAACTAGGCTTTGATTAGATGACTGATGAGAATTGATCCAGATCATGAAGCAACTTAGGTGGATATACTGTTTACTTCTGCTCACCCCGAGCATCGTGAACGCAGCAGTAAAGTGTGAGCAGTTCACCATCAACGGGGCTCAAAGCTGGCACCCCTACTCCTATTTTAAAAATGGTAATCTGGGTGGCCCCTATATGGGACTCATCGCCGACGTGACCCGGGCGGTGATGTCTGAGCTTGGAGTCAAGGTGATAGCTGGTAAGCCCCGCCCCTGGAAGCGGTTGCTTAAGGATCTGGAGTTTGGGCAACTCGACGGCCTCTCCGGAGCTTACTTTACCGAGCTCAGAGCTAAGCAATTTATCTACTCTCCGGCCATAGGTAATGACAAGATCAGCATCTTTGTTAAAAAGGGCCACGAATTTAACTTCCAAACCCTAGCTGATCTGCTTGGCAAAAAGGGGCTAAGGCCCGCCGGCGGCTCCTATGGCGAGACTTTTGATAAGTATGCCAGGGAACACCTGCTGTTTATCGAGAGTAACGAAGATCAAAGGATGGCCTCCATGCTGATGCGAGGCCGGGCAGACTATATGGTGCTGGCTTATCACCATGGTAAAAAACTGCTTCGACAGATGGGTCTCGAGGATAAGATTGTCGCCCTGAAAAACCCCGTCACCAGCAATAATGTTTACCTGCTGTTCTCCCGAAGCTCTCCCTGTGCGGAATTGAGTGATGACTTTAAAGAGACATTTAACAAAATGATGGAGAACGGCAAGCTCGACCCCATCTACCAGAGATACCACCAGTAACTCTATGCCATTCACCTCTCCCTCCAGCGGGGCGCGGATAGCGTCCCGCTCCCGAGATCAGAGCATGAAGAATAGTATAAGCACCAGGATCACCCCAACCAGTAACACCAGAGGATAGGCCTTGTCACTATAGTCCCTGGCCAGCAGCTCACCTGCTGACGGATCACCCTGCTCTGTTTCATCCCCGGTGATCTCAGCTTCGTCGCCACCCAACAGGCACATCACCTGCTCAGGGGTTTTCGCCCGCATCAGCAGCTCGCGAAACTCATCCTCCACCAGCGAGGAGGTGAGTGTGGTCAGGACCTCCATGTGCGTCGAACCGGCCTGTGCCGGGGGAATGGCCAGCAGGAAGATCATGGTGACCGGCTCATCGCCATCGAGCCCCTGCCAGGCCAGCTCATCTTTTAGCAGGGCACAGGCAAACACCGGCTCTTTTACCGCTTCAGACTTACCGTGAGGCACGGCCAGCGACTCCCCCAAAGCAGTTGGCCCTTCACTCTCGCGGGTCATCACGGCTTCCAGGAATTTCTGCTTATCATGAAGCTTGCCGCTGTGCTCCAGCCTGTCGCACAAAGCCTCAATGGCACTTACCCTATCCTCAAAGCTGGCATCAAGCATGATCAGCGACTCTGAGGTCAGGCTGGCGAGTTGAATAGTCATATCTTAGACCTCCTTTAACCAGACGAATTGATAGGGCTCAAGCTCAAAGTCTTGGGTAAACCTGCTTTGGCTTACCAGATCAAAACCAGGCTTGGCTAGAGCCACCGGCTGCTTGTCGCTGCTGATATTCAAAATATAAGTAATA from the Dongshaea marina genome contains:
- a CDS encoding substrate-binding periplasmic protein — protein: MNAAVKCEQFTINGAQSWHPYSYFKNGNLGGPYMGLIADVTRAVMSELGVKVIAGKPRPWKRLLKDLEFGQLDGLSGAYFTELRAKQFIYSPAIGNDKISIFVKKGHEFNFQTLADLLGKKGLRPAGGSYGETFDKYAREHLLFIESNEDQRMASMLMRGRADYMVLAYHHGKKLLRQMGLEDKIVALKNPVTSNNVYLLFSRSSPCAELSDDFKETFNKMMENGKLDPIYQRYHQ
- a CDS encoding DeoR/GlpR family DNA-binding transcription regulator is translated as MTKRNTQQRRHTIVRQLNEQGEVTVEQLAGLFQTSEVTIRKDLAALEKNGLLLRRYGGAVPIPSEMVVESESQKVSNQKLAIARCAAARIRDHNRLIIDSGSTTRALIPLLGKRHGLVVMTNALSVANALRDLENEPTLLMTGGTWDPHSEAFQGQVAEQVLRSYDFDQLFIGADGIDLERGTTTFNELVGLSRVMAEVAREVIVMVESEKLGRKIPNLELPWAQVDTLITDDGIDEASRAQIERSGVTVICAQSNKQLSGE
- a CDS encoding substrate-binding periplasmic protein — its product is MRLLLWIPLLLCSIGSAWSMAIKLTAAEYPPYCSQKLEGSGIVIDLLRSALDAQGHTLVVDFKPWSRAYKEAQFGLAHGILCLWRSREREHWFYYPKPFLLNKIGFYAHRDKIPAHLDYQKLLIGNVRGYLLPQSLQDMDLNISMVKDDSKLLDMLIRKRIDLAVIEYSVAQYLIRQHHPSEVRQIVWYPPPLEEKFLYVGISRKHPEAEQVFRIVNESLTKLHASERWQQILSSYAELLPPTSRQ
- a CDS encoding substrate-binding periplasmic protein, translated to MSSDYWRIKLLICCTALFLSWQFPVMANPQHPITFYLEDEPIYTSSSTTHPGFLLELLREMTHLMGIQPQIKFLPWKRAQQMASNTPNGMIFPLTRTEKREDHYRWIVKIFDVPVMFINRQGRPVISSIEQARKVKKIGVITGTPQEDKLMRMGFLNIASVKGKYLYEFLARGRVDAIYTAGPEAVVGWRVTGYPGKLQFGEVIQTLPLWLAASKNSPLIDSKQWADALEKTKSSSRYSTIYDKYYAQ
- a CDS encoding substrate-binding periplasmic protein, with the protein product MKQLALALLLCSSFSLNGAESIKTLRAAIGDYPPYTQCESDELNLPANLATEIVGVALKSQGVELEISCYPWARVERLVETGVIDISFPYVHSDERAKRLAFIPMPVQTDTVLFYRKNMEAVPVTFESLSRYRLGGTLGYHYGALFDALDAANKVGWVPTDKQNFKKLLRGRIDFFPLSFHVGYYVLSQFPAYQRATITNLPTPIMVKKFNVIVAKDSPKLPAIRKLIEKGFETIRSSGELSRIQDNYLAPGS
- a CDS encoding Dph6-related ATP pyrophosphatase, giving the protein MLNHPTAANLSLENVQIHDQPCVVSWSGGKDSCLAMYRAIQSGAKIRMLLNMKIEDGERSRSHGLRSSVIEAQAKAMGVPLMGAATSWSDYENCFVAALSRLREQGITHGIFGDIDLIEHLEWEQMVCKKADMLPYLPLWQQDRLPLVREFVDAGFEARIVAVRADKLDKKYLGQLLTHQLLEEFAALGIDPCGENGEYHSVVTNGPLFEWPLELTVGEQVLRDGLWFQDFELED
- the melR gene encoding transcriptional regulator MelR encodes the protein MKQQDDALMMTPPQDDSAANISVSPLSLYSTHEQIDIELRAPHEMPAYHWHGQVEINLPIGGDVEYIVNGNRVSIRAGHIGLFWACVPHRLTDPGCSHNMGIINVPVHQFLGWPLSRELVNQITHGAVLQSNSANLVSEFELKRWKLELQHPCESRRLLARDEISLMLKRVCLDGWSQMLGGGSDKPIKQGASRHSQFYVGQMLEFIAAHHDTPLTMTQIAEHVGLHANYAMGIFRKVMQMTIKQYITSMRINHARALLSDTERGIMDIALTVGFNSSSRFYQTFQRYLGMPPNQYRMLLREEHN
- a CDS encoding fructose PTS transporter subunit IIA codes for the protein MTIQLASLTSESLIMLDASFEDRVSAIEALCDRLEHSGKLHDKQKFLEAVMTRESEGPTALGESLAVPHGKSEAVKEPVFACALLKDELAWQGLDGDEPVTMIFLLAIPPAQAGSTHMEVLTTLTSSLVEDEFRELLMRAKTPEQVMCLLGGDEAEITGDETEQGDPSAGELLARDYSDKAYPLVLLVGVILVLILFFML
- a CDS encoding SPFH domain-containing protein; protein product: MLSKKKLIPVIVAVVVILGILMNCFTSVPAGHVRVATLFGKVQAKVYQNGFHFVNPFYNFTTFDVRNKTLLFSSVPVPTQDQLTSKIDVRIQYRLISSQAPKILENTGNAEQLVDVKLKSQVYSVLRDAAKTVPRAEDFFDSATQNRLQSQMLMILQDRLAQYGLDIQQVLLSNTQLPSYIVQAIKSKKVRQQQVQQEKAELQRVQIQSQQKVAQAEAEAAAASQKAKGIRILADAEAYKIKTIQKSIANSKGYIQLQALDTLAKMAKDPAAKLYFLNSDSPQPFPLLNLGGKSKG